One window of the Shimwellia blattae DSM 4481 = NBRC 105725 genome contains the following:
- the ltaE gene encoding low-specificity L-threonine aldolase yields the protein MIDLRSDTVTRPSAPMLAQMMAAPTGDDVYGDDPSVNALQEYAARLSGKEAALFLPSGTQANLVALLSHCQRGEEYIAGQGAHNYLYEAGGAAALGGIQPQPIDAAPDGTLPLEMVAAKIKPDDVHFARTRLLSLENTHNGKVLPPDYLREAWAFTRQHNLALHIDGARIFNAAVACGLPLEALVRYCDSFTICLSKGLGAPVGSLLLGSHDYIRRALRWRKMTGGGMRQAGILAAAGLYALQHQVERLQQDHDNAAWLAGALRDIGADVRRQDTNMLFVRVDPLRAEALGHYMKQHDILLNSAPVTRLVTHLDVSRPQLETVVHHWQRFLSQP from the coding sequence GTGATCGACTTACGCAGTGATACCGTAACCCGCCCCAGCGCCCCCATGCTGGCACAGATGATGGCCGCCCCCACCGGGGATGACGTCTACGGCGATGATCCCAGCGTCAACGCACTACAGGAGTACGCAGCCCGCCTGAGTGGCAAAGAGGCCGCCCTGTTTCTGCCCTCCGGGACCCAGGCCAACCTTGTGGCGCTGCTCAGCCACTGCCAGCGCGGCGAGGAGTATATCGCCGGTCAGGGGGCCCATAACTATCTCTATGAAGCCGGGGGCGCTGCCGCCCTGGGCGGTATTCAGCCCCAGCCCATCGATGCCGCGCCAGACGGCACCCTGCCGCTGGAAATGGTCGCGGCCAAAATCAAACCTGATGATGTCCATTTTGCCCGCACCCGCTTACTGAGCCTTGAGAACACCCACAACGGCAAAGTGCTGCCCCCGGACTACTTACGGGAAGCCTGGGCCTTTACCCGCCAGCACAACCTGGCGCTGCATATTGACGGGGCGCGTATTTTTAACGCCGCAGTGGCCTGTGGCCTGCCGCTGGAAGCACTCGTCCGCTATTGCGACAGTTTTACAATTTGCCTCTCCAAAGGGCTGGGTGCCCCGGTCGGCTCACTGCTGCTGGGGAGCCACGACTATATTCGCCGCGCCCTGCGCTGGCGCAAAATGACCGGCGGCGGCATGCGCCAGGCCGGGATCCTGGCCGCAGCCGGGTTATACGCGCTGCAACACCAGGTTGAACGCCTGCAGCAGGATCACGACAACGCCGCCTGGCTTGCCGGGGCGCTGCGCGATATCGGGGCGGATGTCAGACGCCAGGACACCAATATGTTGTTTGTCCGGGTGGATCCGCTCCGGGCAGAGGCACTGGGCCACTATATGAAGCAGCATGATATTTTGCTGAATAGCGCGCCAGTAACCCGGCTGGTTACCCACCTGGATGTCAGCCGCCCGCAGCTGGAAACCGTGGTGCACCACTGGCAGCGTTTTCTGTCACAGCCATAA
- the hcp gene encoding hydroxylamine reductase: protein MFCVQCEQTIRTPAGNGCAYAQGVCGKTAQTSDLQDLLIAALQGLSAWACKARELGIIDHAVDSFAPRAFFATLTNVNFDSPRIVGYAREAISLREALKALCLKADASATVDHPMADLQLAGSDLGELQRQAELFTPNRDKATIGEDILGLRLLCLYGMKGAAAYMEHAHVLGQYDNDIYAEYHRIMSWLGTWPADMNALLECSMAIGQMNFKVMSILDTGETSKYGHPTPTQVNVKPVAGKAILISGHDLRDLYNLLEQTEGTGVNVYTHGEMLPAHGYPELRKFKHLAGNYGSGWQNQQTEFARFPGPIVMTSNCIIDPTVGSYDDRIWTRSIVGWPGVNHLEGDDFSPVITQAQQMAGFPYSEIEHLITVGFGRQTLLGAADTLIDLVSREKLRHIFLVGGCDGARGERNYFTDFATSVPDDCLILTLACGKYRFNKLDFGDIEGLPRLVDAGQCNDAYSAIILAVTLAEKLGCGVNDLPLSLVLSWFEQKAIVILLTLLSLGVKNIVTGPTVPGFLTPNLLAVLNEKFGLRPITTVEQDMQQLLGA, encoded by the coding sequence ATGTTTTGCGTGCAATGTGAACAAACTATCCGCACTCCGGCAGGTAACGGCTGCGCTTATGCCCAGGGTGTCTGCGGGAAAACTGCTCAAACGTCCGATCTTCAGGATCTGCTCATCGCGGCTTTGCAGGGGCTTTCTGCCTGGGCTTGCAAAGCACGCGAACTGGGAATTATCGATCACGCGGTGGACAGCTTTGCCCCGCGGGCATTTTTCGCAACACTGACTAACGTAAACTTCGATTCTCCGCGCATCGTGGGCTATGCCCGTGAAGCCATCAGCCTGCGTGAAGCGCTCAAAGCCCTGTGCCTGAAAGCCGACGCCAGCGCCACCGTTGACCACCCGATGGCCGACCTGCAACTGGCCGGTTCTGACCTGGGCGAACTGCAGCGCCAGGCGGAGCTGTTTACCCCCAACCGCGATAAAGCCACCATCGGTGAAGATATCCTCGGCCTGCGCCTGCTGTGCCTGTACGGGATGAAAGGTGCGGCGGCCTATATGGAGCACGCCCACGTACTGGGCCAGTATGACAACGATATTTACGCCGAATATCACCGTATTATGTCCTGGCTGGGTACCTGGCCTGCCGACATGAATGCCCTGCTGGAGTGTTCAATGGCTATCGGCCAGATGAACTTCAAAGTTATGAGCATTCTGGATACGGGCGAAACCAGCAAATATGGTCACCCGACCCCGACCCAGGTTAACGTGAAACCGGTTGCCGGGAAGGCGATTCTGATCTCCGGCCATGACCTGCGCGACCTCTACAACCTGCTGGAGCAAACCGAAGGCACCGGCGTTAACGTCTACACCCACGGTGAAATGCTGCCGGCCCACGGCTACCCTGAGCTGCGCAAGTTCAAACATCTGGCCGGTAACTACGGCAGCGGCTGGCAGAACCAGCAGACCGAGTTTGCCCGCTTCCCGGGCCCGATCGTGATGACCTCTAACTGCATTATCGACCCGACCGTCGGCAGCTATGACGACCGTATCTGGACCCGCAGCATTGTCGGCTGGCCGGGCGTTAACCACCTGGAAGGCGACGACTTCAGCCCGGTAATCACCCAGGCTCAGCAGATGGCGGGCTTCCCGTACAGCGAAATTGAACACCTGATCACCGTAGGCTTTGGCCGCCAGACCCTGCTGGGTGCGGCAGACACGCTGATTGATCTGGTCAGCCGTGAAAAACTGCGCCATATCTTCCTGGTCGGTGGCTGCGACGGCGCCCGTGGCGAACGCAACTACTTTACCGATTTTGCCACCAGCGTACCGGACGACTGCCTGATCCTGACCCTGGCCTGCGGCAAATACCGCTTCAACAAGCTCGATTTCGGCGATATCGAAGGGCTGCCGCGCCTGGTGGATGCGGGTCAGTGTAATGATGCCTACTCGGCCATTATTCTGGCGGTCACCCTGGCAGAAAAACTGGGTTGTGGCGTTAACGATCTGCCACTCAGCCTGGTGCTCTCCTGGTTTGAACAGAAAGCTATCGTTATCCTGCTGACGCTGCTCTCGCTGGGTGTGAAAAATATCGTCACCGGGCCGACCGTTCCGGGCTTCCTGACACCAAACCTGTTAGCGGTTCTGAATGAAAAATTCGGCCTGCGCCCTATCACAACCGTAGAACAGGATATGCAGCAACTGCTGGGGGCATAA
- the hcr gene encoding NADH oxidoreductase: MTMPTELCPYRMQVHHIIQETPDVWTLALICHDFYPYKPGQHALVSIRNSSDTLRAYTLSSTPGVSEYITLTIRRIDNGAGSQWLTRDVKRGDYVWLSAAAGDFTCVDHPADKYLLLAAGCGVTPIMSMRRWLAKNRPQAEVKVFFSVRSPADVIFADEWRQYPVTVIAEQGQVPGMVSGRLSRELLAGVADITDYTVMTCGPAPYMDFVENTVRELGVTRFWREQFFVPKAATASGSLTFTKLQPAREFHAPVGVSLLEAMESNNVPVVAACRAGVCGCCKTRVVSGEYTTTSTMTLTEQEIADGYVLACSCHPAGDLVLA; the protein is encoded by the coding sequence ATGACCATGCCAACCGAACTTTGCCCGTACCGGATGCAGGTGCACCATATTATTCAGGAAACACCGGATGTCTGGACCCTGGCGCTGATCTGCCATGACTTCTACCCGTACAAACCGGGGCAGCATGCGCTGGTCAGCATCCGTAACAGCAGCGACACCCTGCGGGCCTATACCCTCTCGTCGACCCCGGGGGTTAGCGAATACATTACGCTGACCATCCGCCGGATCGACAACGGGGCGGGATCTCAGTGGCTGACCCGCGACGTTAAACGCGGCGACTACGTGTGGTTATCTGCCGCCGCCGGGGATTTCACCTGTGTCGACCACCCGGCAGATAAATACCTGCTGCTGGCGGCCGGTTGCGGTGTCACCCCGATTATGTCCATGCGTCGCTGGCTGGCGAAAAACCGCCCGCAGGCGGAGGTAAAGGTCTTTTTCAGCGTCCGCTCACCGGCAGACGTTATCTTTGCCGACGAATGGCGCCAGTACCCGGTCACCGTGATTGCCGAACAGGGCCAGGTGCCGGGGATGGTTTCCGGGCGTCTTAGCCGGGAGCTGCTGGCAGGTGTTGCCGACATTACCGACTACACCGTGATGACCTGTGGCCCGGCGCCCTATATGGACTTTGTGGAGAACACCGTGCGCGAGCTGGGTGTCACCCGTTTCTGGCGCGAGCAGTTCTTCGTGCCGAAAGCGGCAACCGCCAGCGGCAGCCTGACCTTCACCAAACTGCAACCGGCCCGGGAATTCCACGCCCCTGTCGGCGTAAGCCTGCTGGAAGCCATGGAAAGCAACAACGTGCCTGTTGTTGCCGCCTGCCGGGCCGGGGTGTGCGGTTGTTGTAAAACCCGGGTCGTTTCCGGGGAGTACACCACCACCAGCACCATGACCCTCACCGAACAGGAGATTGCCGACGGCTACGTGCTGGCCTGTTCGTGCCACCCGGCCGGGGATCTGGTCCTCGCCTGA
- a CDS encoding lysine exporter LysO family protein yields the protein MFSGLLLILVPLIIGYLIPLKHKPTLHIVGRLLSWIVYVILFFMGISLAFLDNLSANLLSILHYSAVSIVVILGCNLLALRLLDKRIPWKQELHSQALPSRLAMALESLQLAGVVLLGFLIGLSGWQPLHYASQASEYTLTLLLFLVGIQLRNSGMSLAQIVLNRRGMMIGVVVVASSLLAGVINAFILDLPLKTALGMASGYGWYSLSGILMTESYGPVIGSATFFNDLARELLAIMLIPGLIRRSRSSALGLCGATSMDFTLPVLQRSGGVEIVPAAIVHGFLLTLLVPVLMALFAA from the coding sequence TGGTTATTTAATCCCCCTGAAGCACAAGCCGACACTCCATATTGTGGGCCGCCTGCTGAGCTGGATTGTCTATGTCATCCTGTTCTTTATGGGAATAAGCCTCGCGTTTCTCGATAACCTGTCGGCGAATTTGCTCTCAATACTGCACTACTCCGCCGTCAGTATTGTGGTGATCCTCGGCTGCAATTTACTTGCCTTACGGCTGCTGGACAAACGCATCCCCTGGAAACAAGAGCTGCACTCGCAGGCATTACCCTCCCGGCTGGCGATGGCGCTGGAGTCATTGCAACTGGCAGGGGTTGTCCTGCTCGGGTTTCTGATTGGGCTGAGCGGCTGGCAGCCGCTGCACTACGCAAGCCAGGCCAGTGAATACACCCTGACACTGCTACTGTTTCTGGTGGGGATCCAGCTGCGCAACAGCGGCATGTCGCTGGCCCAGATTGTGCTCAACCGCCGGGGGATGATGATAGGCGTGGTGGTGGTTGCCAGTTCGCTGCTGGCGGGCGTGATTAACGCCTTTATTCTCGACCTCCCCCTCAAGACGGCACTGGGCATGGCCTCCGGTTACGGCTGGTATTCGCTCTCCGGCATTCTGATGACCGAATCCTACGGCCCGGTTATCGGCAGCGCGACATTTTTTAATGACCTGGCCCGTGAGCTACTGGCCATTATGCTGATCCCGGGGCTTATCCGCCGCAGCCGCTCCAGCGCCCTGGGCCTGTGCGGTGCCACCTCCATGGATTTTACCCTGCCGGTGCTTCAGCGCAGCGGGGGGGTGGAGATCGTACCCGCCGCCATTGTGCACGGCTTTTTACTCACGCTGCTGGTGCCGGTGCTGATGGCGCTATTCGCCGCCTGA